In Persicimonas caeni, a single window of DNA contains:
- a CDS encoding transposase, whose amino-acid sequence MPAVDNIRIYEDDAFYFVTNRCIEAKFLIRPDDDGEMQRICLACLAWAAQKHEVEIFAYVFMSNHFHLLVRAPKMNLSEFMRDFQRELAARLNRHRNRTGTVFPRPFDAPKVIGDDMFLEKLKYIVNNPCLSDLVRHPADWPGVSSWKSHQTGEAQVGRLIDYKELRRLRRKDPSTPREEAMRSDELVLATPPMWEDKSDEELRQLIVAQVEEQATELQKERARRRRRVVGPAKLKRMKVRHSPPAPKCYPRVKCLCADAEKKKAYLEERMTTVDAYKQAMGRWRRGKSSVTFPTGTHPPGLCRCA is encoded by the coding sequence ATGCCTGCCGTCGATAATATCCGAATCTACGAAGACGATGCGTTCTATTTCGTCACCAATCGCTGCATCGAGGCGAAGTTCTTGATTCGCCCGGACGACGACGGCGAGATGCAGCGCATCTGTTTGGCCTGCCTGGCGTGGGCTGCGCAGAAGCACGAGGTCGAGATCTTCGCCTACGTCTTCATGAGCAACCATTTTCACCTGCTCGTGCGCGCCCCCAAGATGAACCTGTCCGAGTTCATGCGTGACTTTCAGCGCGAGCTTGCCGCCCGACTCAACCGCCACCGTAACCGCACCGGTACCGTGTTCCCCCGCCCGTTCGATGCACCCAAGGTCATCGGCGACGACATGTTTCTGGAGAAGCTCAAGTACATCGTCAACAACCCCTGCCTGTCCGATCTAGTGCGCCATCCCGCCGACTGGCCCGGGGTGTCGTCCTGGAAGTCCCACCAGACCGGCGAGGCGCAGGTCGGACGGCTCATCGACTACAAAGAGCTTCGCCGACTGCGCAGAAAAGACCCATCGACGCCACGTGAAGAGGCGATGCGAAGCGACGAGCTCGTGCTCGCAACGCCGCCAATGTGGGAAGACAAAAGCGACGAGGAGCTCCGCCAACTCATCGTGGCTCAGGTCGAGGAACAGGCCACCGAGCTGCAGAAGGAGCGTGCGCGCCGGCGAAGGCGAGTTGTGGGCCCAGCCAAGCTCAAACGCATGAAGGTTCGGCATAGCCCTCCCGCTCCCAAATGCTATCCACGAGTCAAATGCCTGTGCGCGGACGCCGAGAAGAAGAAGGCTTACCTCGAAGAGCGAATGACCACGGTCGACGCCTACAAACAGGCGATGGGAAGGTGGCGCCGGGGCAAGTCTTCGGTGACATTTCCTACGGGGACGCATCCACCGGGCTTGTGCCGGTGCGCATGA